GAACAAGATTAAAGCTGTGGTCGTGCGCTCGGGTTGTCCGTTGTATGCCGTGGGCGACGCCGTGTATTTTGACGGCCCGCTGCTGGACAAGGCGAAAAGCGGCAATCTGTGCATGATGGCCCTGAACGCCATTTTCCCCTTTGTCTATGCCGCGCGCAAAGGCGTTCTCAAGGATACGCCCGTGCAGTGTCC
Above is a genomic segment from Desulfovibrio porci containing:
- a CDS encoding TIGR04076 family protein, with the protein product MKENKIKAVVVRSGCPLYAVGDAVYFDGPLLDKAKSGNLCMMALNAIFPFVYAARKGVLKDTPVQCPDCEEHVEFMIRRVIPGLESRD